In Clostridium sp., one DNA window encodes the following:
- a CDS encoding FtsW/RodA/SpoVE family cell cycle protein, which yields MDTTRDEKKLLKYTYFLCLVCFFNLAVIKQPFDKGAMIMAVVTCLLIGYSYFVIRKFFSDGDKYIFIFSSILAVIGMVMLYRMNMAVSIRQIIWFAVGVTGFILIVVLMPDTVSFSKYRYIYIALTLIFMGMGTFHGIEINGSKNWVNIAGVQFQPSEFGKLTLVAYLASDLKNYRNFKHLIIPGIVVMVCLGFMVVQKDLGSALIIFGISITMLYIATSKFKYVIICFVLAAVGAVFSYHMFGHVRTRVMIWQNPWPYANNQSYQIIQSMFSIASGGLTGSGLGLGHPEYVPINTTDFIFATLCEELGILMGFAIIILYFLLFYRCMRAAVYCNDEFSRLLAVGYSAMIASQVLVIVGGVMNAIPLTGVTLPLVSYGGSSMLITFFSLGIIQKISEEGR from the coding sequence TTGGATACTACTCGAGATGAGAAAAAATTACTTAAGTATACATATTTTTTATGTTTGGTTTGTTTTTTCAATTTGGCTGTAATAAAGCAGCCATTTGACAAGGGAGCTATGATAATGGCTGTGGTTACATGCCTGCTCATAGGTTATTCATACTTTGTAATAAGAAAATTCTTTTCAGATGGTGATAAGTATATATTTATATTTTCAAGTATTTTAGCCGTTATAGGGATGGTTATGCTTTACAGAATGAATATGGCAGTTTCAATCAGGCAAATCATATGGTTTGCAGTTGGGGTTACAGGATTCATATTGATTGTAGTTCTAATGCCGGATACTGTAAGCTTCAGCAAATATAGATATATATATATTGCACTCACATTGATATTTATGGGAATGGGTACATTCCACGGCATTGAAATAAATGGTTCAAAGAACTGGGTAAATATAGCAGGAGTCCAATTTCAGCCTTCTGAATTTGGAAAATTGACATTGGTTGCTTATCTCGCATCGGATTTGAAAAATTACAGGAACTTTAAACATCTTATAATACCTGGAATTGTCGTAATGGTCTGCCTGGGTTTTATGGTAGTTCAAAAAGATCTTGGTTCTGCACTTATAATTTTTGGAATATCCATAACTATGCTGTATATAGCTACATCAAAATTTAAATATGTTATAATCTGTTTTGTGCTGGCAGCAGTTGGCGCCGTTTTTAGCTATCATATGTTTGGGCATGTAAGGACAAGGGTTATGATATGGCAGAATCCATGGCCCTATGCAAATAATCAGAGTTACCAGATAATCCAGTCAATGTTTTCAATAGCTTCTGGAGGACTTACAGGATCAGGCCTTGGGTTGGGGCATCCTGAATATGTCCCAATAAATACTACTGATTTCATATTTGCAACGCTGTGTGAAGAACTTGGTATATTGATGGGATTTGCAATTATAATACTGTATTTCCTGCTTTTCTACAGGTGCATGAGGGCGGCAGTATATTGCAATGATGAGTTTTCAAGGCTTTTAGCAGTAGGATACAGTGCAATGATTGCATCACAGGTGCTGGTTATAGTAGGAGGGGTTATGAATGCCATTCCACTTACAGGAGTAACTCTTCCACTGGTAAGTTATGGTGGAAGTTCTATGCTGATAACATTTTTTTCTCTGGGTATAATTCAGAAAATATCAGAAGAGGGTAGGTAG
- a CDS encoding peptidoglycan D,D-transpeptidase FtsI family protein produces the protein MNNILNNIKKVMLVFLLCFIGLISYMTYFEMLVGPNIVNSSYNRRMWIKRNEVLRGTIYDRNGNPLTKSEPINSETQKREYTGGEVFSHALGYVDEKYGITGLERKYDDELMSTDVKDNLKSLIENKGKSIKKVGNGVKTTLDTATQKKAYDLLGENRGAVVALNPKTGEVIAMVSKPSFDPNNLKDSWADINKNSSRPLLNRATAGLYPPGSTFKTVTAISALENISGVRSKTINDTGSVQIGSDYVLHNYNGEVLGSINFEEAYAHSSNVYFGTLGLELGNDKLKETAEEFYFNKSIPTDGIPVEPSHFPALKSYERGSIAQSAIGQSSDLASPLQMAVLVSTIANGGVMMKPHLVTSVVTSKGELVKTISPESIGQIISPDIANTMKNMMKSVVDYGTGTGASISGIEVSGKTGTADNQVMGQNSPPHSWFIGFAPYEDPQVAIAVIVENGGQGGLIAASIASQVIAASLGK, from the coding sequence ATGAATAACATACTAAACAATATAAAAAAGGTAATGCTTGTATTTCTGCTGTGCTTTATAGGATTGATTTCATATATGACATATTTTGAGATGCTTGTAGGTCCCAATATAGTCAACAGCAGTTACAATAGGAGAATGTGGATCAAGAGAAATGAAGTGCTTAGGGGTACTATATATGATAGAAACGGGAATCCTCTCACTAAAAGTGAGCCCATAAATTCAGAAACACAGAAGAGGGAATATACTGGAGGGGAAGTATTTTCCCATGCACTTGGGTATGTAGATGAAAAGTATGGGATAACCGGTTTGGAAAGAAAATATGATGATGAGCTCATGTCAACGGATGTCAAGGATAACTTGAAGAGCCTTATTGAAAACAAGGGGAAATCCATAAAAAAGGTTGGAAATGGAGTCAAGACAACACTCGATACGGCAACACAGAAAAAAGCCTATGATCTTTTGGGAGAGAACAGGGGTGCCGTAGTGGCGCTGAATCCAAAGACGGGAGAGGTAATAGCAATGGTTTCAAAGCCTTCTTTTGATCCAAATAATTTAAAAGACAGCTGGGCGGATATAAATAAAAATTCCAGCAGACCACTTCTCAACAGGGCAACCGCCGGTTTGTATCCTCCAGGATCTACTTTTAAAACTGTTACAGCTATAAGTGCTCTTGAAAATATAAGCGGTGTAAGAAGCAAGACTATCAATGATACAGGGTCTGTCCAGATAGGATCTGATTATGTATTGCACAACTACAACGGCGAGGTTCTGGGAAGCATAAATTTTGAAGAAGCTTATGCACATTCAAGCAATGTATATTTTGGAACGCTTGGATTGGAACTTGGAAATGACAAATTGAAAGAGACTGCGGAAGAATTTTACTTTAATAAAAGTATTCCTACAGATGGTATACCTGTGGAGCCAAGTCATTTTCCAGCATTGAAATCTTATGAAAGAGGCAGTATAGCACAGAGTGCCATAGGGCAGAGCAGCGATCTTGCAAGTCCCCTTCAAATGGCAGTTCTGGTAAGTACCATTGCCAATGGAGGAGTCATGATGAAACCGCATCTTGTAACTTCCGTAGTTACGAGTAAAGGGGAATTGGTAAAGACAATATCACCTGAATCCATAGGACAAATCATATCTCCAGATATTGCAAATACGATGAAAAACATGATGAAATCTGTTGTGGATTATGGTACTGGAACAGGTGCGTCCATAAGTGGAATAGAAGTTTCAGGTAAAACAGGTACCGCAGACAACCAGGTAATGGGTCAAAATTCTCCACCACATTCATGGTTTATAGGTTTTGCACCATATGAAGATCCACAGGTAGCAATTGCAGTAATTGTAGAAAATGGAGGGCAGGGTGGACTTATCGCAGCATCTATAGCATCACAGGTAATAGCTGCTTCGCTTGGAAAGTAA
- a CDS encoding metal-dependent hydrolase: MKGKTHAGMGILTFLSVYEIIPGGFSYFGMIIVVFSSVLPDIDHPKSIINKYILPFKNKMTKVVLYGCIGIILLWYDYLYLHEPLIRALGIVFIIIAISSHRSGLTHSLMGMAMFSFIAGYLGNMYDIKYLVYYFMIGYGMHLICDMFTNRGVPLFYPFRKKKVKFPLTYRTNSKIGSAIEQLLMIGGLLFTIYKIPAIFYR, translated from the coding sequence ATGAAAGGTAAAACTCATGCAGGAATGGGTATACTTACTTTTTTATCTGTTTATGAAATAATACCTGGAGGATTTAGTTATTTTGGGATGATTATAGTTGTATTTTCATCTGTACTGCCGGATATAGATCATCCAAAGAGTATAATCAACAAATATATTCTTCCATTTAAAAATAAAATGACGAAAGTTGTACTGTATGGATGCATTGGCATAATATTATTATGGTATGATTATCTGTATTTGCATGAACCACTGATAAGGGCATTGGGTATAGTATTTATTATAATAGCCATATCTTCACATAGAAGCGGGCTTACACACAGCCTTATGGGGATGGCTATGTTTTCATTCATAGCTGGATATCTTGGAAATATGTATGATATAAAGTATCTTGTCTATTATTTTATGATAGGTTATGGTATGCATCTTATCTGTGATATGTTTACAAATAGGGGAGTGCCGTTATTTTATCCCTTCAGGAAGAAGAAGGTGAAGTTTCCACTTACATATAGGACCAATTCTAAAATCGGTTCTGCTATAGAACAGCTTCTTATGATAGGCGGACTTCTTTTTACTATCTATAAAATACCAGCTATATTTTATAGATAA
- the uvrC gene encoding excinuclease ABC subunit UvrC yields the protein MFDFDYQLKVLPDKPGVYIMKDSLGGVIYVGKAKVIKNRVRQYFQNSRNHSNKVRAMVENVAEFEYIVTDSEIEALILECNLIKKYRPKYNILLKDDKHYPFIKITLNEDFPRVMITRRIKKDGCKYFGPFPNSSFVYETIELIKKIFPVRTCRMKIIDGKMAARPCLNYFINLCKSPCTGYITKCEYDKIVQEIIDLLSGKDRDIMKKLKLEMETASEDMEFEKAADLRDKIFAIKKITEKQKIITGNFEDEDFINISSDDRDSCIQIFFLRDGKIVGREHYIVENTAGMPKDEIVSNFIKEFYGGTAYIAKNIYVPCLEDMELLTEWLSMKKDSKVTIKIPQKGDKKSTLDLVEKNARTTLQNFKMKLIHDSRGHREALQELADLLGLEDIPHRMEAYDISNIQGVDSVGSMVVFEDGLAKHSDYRRFKIDTVKGANDYDSLAEILTRRFRHGLNEIERIQKKNLKLSAGKFCVFPDLILMDGGKGQINTAVRVLENFEIDIPVCGMVKDSSHKTRGIIYNNIELMVSSHSSLMKLITRIQDEVHRFAITYHRSLRNKRVLHSILDDIPNVGDKRRKVLLKEFGNIENIRSATFERLMETPSIDRRTAESIINYFKNEPD from the coding sequence ATGTTTGATTTTGATTATCAATTAAAAGTACTGCCGGATAAACCTGGTGTATATATTATGAAGGATTCTCTTGGAGGAGTTATATATGTTGGAAAGGCCAAAGTCATTAAAAACAGAGTCAGGCAGTATTTCCAGAATTCAAGAAATCATTCTAATAAAGTAAGAGCCATGGTGGAAAATGTGGCAGAGTTTGAATATATAGTTACTGATTCTGAAATAGAAGCACTTATATTGGAATGCAATTTAATAAAAAAATACCGGCCTAAATATAATATACTGTTAAAGGATGACAAACATTATCCATTTATAAAGATAACTTTAAATGAGGATTTTCCAAGAGTTATGATTACAAGGAGAATAAAAAAGGATGGATGCAAGTATTTTGGACCATTTCCAAATTCATCTTTCGTATATGAAACTATAGAGCTTATAAAAAAAATATTTCCTGTGAGAACCTGCAGAATGAAAATAATAGATGGGAAAATGGCTGCAAGACCATGTTTAAACTATTTTATAAATCTATGCAAGTCACCCTGTACTGGATATATAACTAAATGTGAATATGACAAAATAGTTCAGGAGATTATAGATTTGCTGTCTGGAAAAGATAGAGATATAATGAAGAAACTGAAGCTTGAAATGGAAACTGCTTCGGAAGACATGGAGTTTGAAAAAGCTGCGGATTTGAGGGATAAAATATTTGCAATCAAGAAGATAACTGAGAAGCAGAAAATAATAACTGGAAATTTTGAAGATGAAGACTTTATAAACATATCTTCTGATGACAGGGACAGCTGTATACAGATATTTTTTCTGAGGGATGGGAAAATAGTTGGAAGAGAGCATTATATCGTGGAAAATACAGCCGGAATGCCAAAAGATGAAATAGTATCAAATTTTATCAAAGAATTTTATGGTGGAACTGCATACATAGCCAAAAATATATATGTTCCCTGTTTAGAAGACATGGAGCTTTTGACAGAGTGGCTCAGCATGAAGAAAGATTCAAAAGTCACTATTAAAATTCCACAAAAAGGGGACAAAAAATCCACATTGGATCTTGTAGAAAAGAATGCCAGAACAACGCTTCAAAATTTTAAGATGAAACTCATTCACGACAGCCGGGGGCATAGGGAGGCGTTGCAGGAACTCGCCGATTTACTCGGACTTGAGGATATCCCGCATAGAATGGAAGCCTATGATATATCGAATATTCAAGGTGTGGATTCTGTTGGCAGCATGGTGGTGTTTGAAGATGGACTGGCAAAGCATAGTGATTATAGAAGGTTTAAAATAGATACGGTTAAAGGGGCAAATGATTATGACAGCCTGGCGGAAATATTGACCAGGAGATTCAGACATGGATTAAATGAAATAGAGAGAATACAGAAGAAAAATTTAAAATTAAGTGCAGGCAAGTTCTGTGTATTTCCTGATCTGATTCTCATGGATGGAGGAAAAGGCCAGATAAATACGGCTGTCAGAGTACTTGAAAATTTTGAAATAGACATACCTGTATGTGGTATGGTAAAAGATAGCAGTCACAAAACAAGAGGAATTATATATAATAATATAGAACTTATGGTAAGTTCCCATTCTAGTTTGATGAAACTTATTACCAGAATACAGGATGAAGTTCACAGATTTGCTATAACCTATCATAGGAGTCTGAGGAATAAAAGAGTGCTGCATTCAATACTCGATGATATTCCCAATGTTGGTGACAAGAGAAGAAAAGTACTTTTGAAGGAGTTTGGAAACATAGAAAACATAAGAAGTGCAACTTTTGAGAGACTTATGGAAACACCTTCTATTGACAGGAGGACGGCGGAGAGTATTATAAATTATTTTAAAAATGAACCAGATTAA
- the murB gene encoding UDP-N-acetylmuramate dehydrogenase, translated as MNNFRDFAVDLKNILDVEDIKIDEPMKDHTSFKVGGPADILITPKNPDEVLNALKMCKDKNIPYYIMGNGSNLLVRDGGVRGVVIKLTKLDSIEVQDEKLIVGSGASLKDVSQAALDNNLTGFEFACGIPGSVGGAVTMNAGAYNGEISNIIDNVIVIDNYIKIRNLDLKQLELAYRMSSILKYGYTVLKVVFKLENGEHDKIQERIESLNRRRREKQPLEYPSAGSTFKRPEGYFAAKLIEDSELKGKSVGGAQVSEKHSGFIINKGNATSKDILDLIKIVQKTVKKKFDVDLYTEVRIIGED; from the coding sequence ATGAACAATTTTAGAGATTTTGCTGTTGATTTGAAAAATATATTGGACGTGGAAGATATAAAAATAGATGAACCAATGAAGGATCATACTTCTTTTAAAGTTGGAGGGCCTGCAGATATTCTGATAACTCCAAAAAATCCTGACGAAGTTTTGAATGCCTTAAAAATGTGCAAGGATAAAAATATTCCATATTACATAATGGGAAATGGATCCAATTTGCTCGTTAGAGATGGGGGAGTGCGCGGAGTCGTAATCAAGCTGACAAAATTGGACAGCATAGAAGTGCAGGATGAAAAACTTATAGTTGGCAGTGGTGCATCTCTTAAAGATGTTTCACAGGCAGCACTTGACAACAATTTGACAGGGTTTGAATTTGCATGCGGCATTCCCGGCAGTGTAGGTGGTGCTGTTACGATGAATGCAGGAGCTTATAATGGAGAAATATCCAATATAATAGATAATGTGATTGTGATAGATAACTATATAAAAATAAGAAATCTTGACCTGAAGCAGCTGGAACTGGCGTATAGAATGAGTTCCATACTGAAATATGGATATACGGTCCTGAAGGTTGTTTTTAAGCTTGAAAATGGAGAGCATGACAAGATTCAGGAGAGGATTGAGAGCTTGAATAGGAGAAGAAGGGAAAAACAGCCTCTTGAGTATCCATCGGCAGGGAGTACATTTAAAAGACCTGAAGGATATTTTGCAGCCAAGTTGATAGAGGACAGCGAATTGAAGGGAAAAAGTGTTGGAGGTGCGCAGGTTTCCGAAAAACATTCAGGTTTTATAATAAACAAGGGGAATGCCACTTCAAAGGACATATTGGATTTGATAAAGATAGTACAGAAGACTGTAAAGAAAAAGTTCGATGTAGATCTTTATACTGAGGTTAGAATTATAGGTGAAGATTAA
- the rapZ gene encoding RNase adapter RapZ, which produces MRFVIVTGLSGAGKTQAVRNLEDLGYFCVDNLPPTLIPKFAEACYQTDGKIDKIALVIDIRGGQFFDDIFESLNYLKKRGYKYEILFLDASDEVLVKRFKESRRKHPLAPEGRILNGIRMERNRLGELKDRADNIIDTSKLATRELREKITNIYSEEGQLETELMITVLSFGFKYGLPVDSDLIFDVRFLPNPFYISELRKYSGNDKLVVDYIMGFKQTVEFINKLSDMLEFLIPYYIKEGKRQLIISIGCTGGRHRSVTIANAIYKRLKENGHKVGIDHRDIEEDVNRGGKKL; this is translated from the coding sequence ATGAGATTTGTTATAGTAACAGGTTTGTCAGGAGCGGGTAAGACTCAGGCTGTAAGAAATCTAGAAGATTTAGGATATTTTTGTGTAGATAATCTTCCTCCTACTTTGATACCTAAATTTGCAGAGGCTTGCTATCAAACTGATGGTAAAATAGATAAAATAGCCCTAGTTATAGATATAAGGGGCGGACAGTTTTTTGATGATATATTTGAAAGCCTGAATTATTTGAAGAAGAGGGGCTACAAATATGAAATACTTTTTCTGGATGCTTCGGATGAAGTATTGGTGAAGAGATTTAAGGAATCCAGGAGAAAACATCCTCTGGCACCAGAAGGAAGAATACTAAATGGAATAAGAATGGAAAGAAACAGGCTCGGGGAACTGAAGGATAGGGCTGATAACATAATAGATACATCCAAATTGGCCACAAGAGAACTTCGTGAGAAAATAACAAATATATATTCAGAAGAGGGTCAGCTTGAAACGGAACTTATGATAACTGTACTTTCTTTTGGGTTCAAATATGGCCTTCCTGTGGATTCGGACCTGATATTTGATGTGAGATTTCTTCCTAATCCATTTTATATTTCTGAACTAAGAAAATATTCTGGTAATGATAAACTTGTAGTAGATTATATAATGGGATTCAAGCAGACTGTCGAATTTATAAATAAACTTTCAGACATGCTGGAATTCTTGATACCATATTACATTAAAGAAGGCAAGAGACAGTTGATTATATCTATAGGATGTACTGGAGGAAGACATAGATCTGTCACAATTGCCAATGCCATATATAAAAGACTGAAGGAAAATGGACATAAAGTCGGCATAGACCACAGGGATATCGAAGAGGATGTTAACAGAGGTGGTAAAAAACTATGA
- a CDS encoding gluconeogenesis factor YvcK family protein, whose product MRITGWLRPGIKVKRWIMLGAMGGLFIIFGVIEFVNRRFYSIYYISFYVFLIISGIFVVYISVTQGMRSIIALINKGYLNVSLNSRKLENLIYEKRLLVKGPKIVAIGGGTGLSTMLRGLKYYTSNITAIVTVGDDGGGSGDLREDLGILPPGDIRNCILALADTEPLMEDLLQYRFKEGKLKNQSFGNLFLAAMDGISSNFEEAVHKMSSVLAVTGKVMPVTLDNLSLKARYEDGTMAEGESNIPEQAIKRNTRIDRIFIEPKGARALKEAIDAIMEADAVILGPGSLYTSVIPNLLVKGIASALQKTRGIKIYISNIMTQPGETDGFSVEDHIKAIYKHGGNGIIDYVIVNVGKIDKSLEGKYKDEESHLVKMNESVVNKLGVKAIEGDLISIKNGLIRHNSERLASILIETIMDKKLLFDRRKIIEYFYLSERIKQNKKQ is encoded by the coding sequence ATGAGAATTACGGGTTGGCTGAGACCTGGAATAAAAGTGAAAAGATGGATTATGCTTGGGGCCATGGGTGGGCTCTTTATAATATTCGGAGTAATTGAATTTGTAAACAGGAGATTTTACAGCATCTATTATATTTCTTTTTATGTTTTTTTAATTATATCCGGAATTTTTGTAGTATACATTTCTGTTACACAGGGAATGAGATCCATAATAGCTCTTATAAACAAAGGATATCTTAATGTTTCACTGAATTCAAGAAAACTTGAAAATTTGATATATGAAAAAAGGCTGCTTGTAAAAGGTCCTAAAATAGTTGCCATTGGTGGGGGAACAGGATTATCCACAATGTTAAGGGGACTTAAATACTATACTTCCAATATAACTGCCATAGTAACTGTTGGAGATGATGGAGGCGGTTCCGGGGACTTGAGGGAGGATCTTGGAATACTTCCTCCGGGAGATATAAGAAACTGTATTCTGGCACTTGCAGATACAGAACCATTGATGGAAGATCTGCTTCAATATAGATTTAAGGAAGGCAAGCTGAAAAATCAAAGTTTTGGAAATTTATTTCTGGCGGCCATGGATGGCATATCTTCAAATTTTGAGGAGGCTGTCCACAAGATGAGTTCCGTACTGGCAGTAACGGGTAAGGTTATGCCGGTTACACTTGACAATCTGTCATTAAAGGCTAGATATGAAGATGGAACTATGGCGGAAGGAGAGTCAAATATTCCTGAACAGGCAATAAAGCGAAATACAAGGATAGATAGAATTTTTATTGAACCGAAAGGTGCAAGAGCCCTAAAAGAGGCAATTGATGCCATAATGGAGGCGGATGCCGTTATTCTTGGCCCTGGAAGTCTATATACAAGTGTCATTCCCAATCTTTTAGTTAAAGGAATAGCTTCCGCCCTTCAAAAAACCAGGGGAATAAAAATATATATTTCAAATATAATGACTCAGCCGGGAGAAACAGATGGATTTTCTGTAGAGGATCATATAAAGGCTATTTACAAACACGGGGGAAATGGCATAATAGATTATGTAATTGTAAATGTAGGAAAAATAGATAAAAGTCTGGAAGGAAAGTACAAGGATGAAGAGTCCCATCTTGTAAAGATGAATGAGTCAGTTGTAAATAAACTGGGAGTAAAAGCTATAGAGGGAGATTTGATAAGTATTAAGAATGGACTTATAAGACACAACTCTGAAAGGCTGGCTTCTATTCTGATAGAAACCATTATGGACAAAAAACTTTTATTTGATAGAAGAAAAATAATTGAGTACTTCTACTTATCTGAAAGAATCAAGCAAAATAAAAAGCAATAG
- the whiA gene encoding DNA-binding protein WhiA, with product MSFSVKVKNEICRYSNMSRGEAVAELSAIMKVSGTLSLGSKRQFSFGVTTENPAIARFIFTLLKDKFNIHTQIIMKKNNSLKKNNIYVVLITNNMQVKNLLVEVGLLRSGENIFSLNYTIPKIVFESDKYKRSYIRGAFLGGGSISNPEKTYHLEFVTHNIDYARDLSNLINGYDLSSKVIQRKSSFIVYLKEGEQIVDLLGIIGAHSSLLELENVRIMKEMRNNINRLVNCETANLSKTVNASVRQTESIKLIEREIGLLRLPNNLREIAELRLQYPDESLKELGEMLNPPVGKSGVNHRLRRIEKIAEELRKEGR from the coding sequence ATGTCATTTTCAGTAAAAGTAAAAAATGAGATTTGCAGATATTCAAATATGAGCAGGGGGGAGGCTGTAGCTGAACTTTCAGCTATAATGAAGGTCAGTGGTACTCTATCCCTGGGTTCAAAAAGACAGTTCAGCTTTGGGGTAACTACGGAAAATCCTGCTATAGCAAGATTTATTTTTACGTTGTTAAAGGATAAATTCAATATACACACCCAAATAATAATGAAAAAAAATAATTCACTGAAAAAGAACAATATATATGTAGTATTGATTACAAACAACATGCAGGTAAAGAACCTACTTGTAGAAGTGGGGCTTCTTAGATCCGGTGAAAATATTTTCTCACTGAATTATACCATACCTAAAATTGTGTTTGAAAGTGATAAATATAAAAGGTCTTATATAAGGGGGGCTTTTTTAGGCGGAGGCAGCATAAGCAATCCCGAGAAAACATACCATCTTGAATTTGTAACCCACAATATTGATTATGCACGTGATCTGAGCAATCTGATTAACGGATATGATTTGAGTTCCAAAGTTATTCAAAGGAAAAGCAGTTTTATAGTATATTTGAAGGAAGGTGAGCAAATAGTAGATTTGCTTGGAATAATAGGTGCTCATTCATCTCTTCTGGAGCTGGAAAATGTTCGAATAATGAAGGAAATGAGAAACAACATCAACAGGCTTGTAAATTGTGAAACTGCCAATCTTAGTAAAACTGTAAATGCATCAGTAAGACAGACTGAAAGTATAAAGCTGATTGAAAGAGAAATTGGACTTCTTCGTCTTCCAAATAATTTAAGAGAGATTGCAGAATTAAGACTGCAGTATCCTGATGAATCCTTGAAGGAACTTGGTGAAATGTTAAATCCACCGGTAGGTAAATCAGGAGTAAATCACAGACTTAGGAGAATTGAAAAAATAGCAGAAGAACTCAGAAAAGAAGGAAGGTAG
- a CDS encoding DRTGG domain-containing protein produces the protein MSKHEDVIKYILSLDVGTKISVRSIASDLGVSDGTAYRAIKDSDTLGIVTTIPRVGTVRIEKVEKKNVEALTYGKVINVVDGTLLGGKDGIYKVLHYFVIGAMTIDAMKKYIKKDCLLIVGNREEAQRLALLNDCGVLITGGFACSEEIRELANEKCLPLISTTYDTFTVASMINKAISENMIKKDILLIEDIMENNPQYLEISDKVSKWRENVEKTRHERYPVVDDKKRVVGIVTLKDIPSRTSDDEMIGRKMHKNPITLTPKTTVAYAAHIMGWEGIDLFPVVNGKTLVGVVTKGDVIKALQYMARQPQSGETLEDLLLKEFEFETNNQSIYFHGKITPEMLDPIGTASWSSLNMLLSTMGIMTLRQKNNINVLVDSINTYFMRPVQIDSTIDICSSIIDIGRNSCKVEIDMYNDKKDIVGKCILSARIIRR, from the coding sequence ATGTCGAAGCATGAAGATGTAATAAAGTACATACTCTCACTGGATGTAGGTACGAAAATATCTGTCAGAAGCATAGCTAGTGATCTGGGAGTAAGTGACGGAACTGCATACAGGGCAATAAAGGATTCTGATACATTGGGAATTGTAACTACTATTCCAAGGGTGGGCACTGTAAGGATAGAAAAAGTAGAAAAGAAAAATGTAGAAGCACTTACCTATGGGAAGGTAATTAATGTTGTAGATGGAACGCTGCTTGGAGGAAAAGACGGAATATACAAGGTGCTCCACTATTTTGTAATAGGAGCTATGACTATAGATGCCATGAAGAAATATATAAAAAAGGATTGCTTGCTTATAGTCGGCAATAGAGAGGAAGCTCAGAGGCTTGCTCTTTTAAATGATTGCGGAGTTTTAATTACAGGGGGATTTGCATGCAGCGAAGAAATAAGGGAACTTGCAAATGAAAAGTGCCTTCCACTTATATCCACCACCTATGATACATTCACTGTTGCCAGCATGATAAACAAGGCTATTTCTGAGAATATGATCAAAAAGGATATACTGCTCATAGAAGATATTATGGAAAATAATCCTCAATACTTGGAGATTTCAGATAAAGTATCAAAATGGAGAGAAAATGTAGAGAAGACCCGGCATGAGAGATATCCCGTAGTGGATGATAAAAAAAGAGTGGTCGGTATAGTTACCTTAAAGGATATACCAAGCAGGACATCCGATGACGAGATGATAGGTAGAAAAATGCATAAAAATCCTATAACTCTGACTCCGAAAACTACAGTGGCTTATGCTGCACATATAATGGGCTGGGAGGGGATAGACCTATTCCCTGTAGTAAATGGAAAAACCCTGGTGGGGGTAGTTACCAAGGGAGATGTAATAAAAGCCCTGCAGTATATGGCAAGACAGCCGCAGTCAGGAGAAACTCTCGAAGATCTGCTTCTTAAGGAATTTGAATTTGAGACAAACAATCAAAGTATATATTTTCATGGCAAGATAACGCCGGAAATGCTGGATCCCATAGGCACGGCTTCATGGAGTTCACTCAACATGCTGCTTTCAACTATGGGAATTATGACACTTAGACAAAAAAACAATATAAATGTACTTGTGGACAGTATAAATACATATTTTATGAGACCTGTACAGATAGATAGTACTATAGACATATGTTCGAGCATAATAGATATAGGGAGGAATTCCTGCAAGGTTGAAATAGATATGTACAATGACAAAAAGGATATAGTTGGCAAATGTATTTTGTCAGCAAGGATAATAAGAAGATAA